A DNA window from Pseudomonas sp. B21-056 contains the following coding sequences:
- the acnD gene encoding Fe/S-dependent 2-methylisocitrate dehydratase AcnD, giving the protein MNTEFRKPLPGTSLDYFDVRGAVDAIRPGAYDGLPYTSRVLAENLVRRCAPATLGESLLQLIERKRDLDFPWFPARVVCHDILGQTALVDLAGLRDAIAQQGGDPAQVNPVVPTQLIVDHSLAVESAGFDPQAFAKNRAIEDRRNEDRFHFINWTKKAFKNVDVIPPGNGIMHQINLEKMSPVIQQRDGVAFPDTCVGTDSHTPHVDALGVIAIGVGGLEAESVMLGRASWMRLPEIVGVELTGKLQPGITATDMVLALTEFLRKQKVVGAWLEFFGEGAQALTLGDRATISNMAPEYGATAAMFYIDQQTIDYLKLTGREDAQVQLVETYARQVGLWADSLKGAQYERGLTFDLSSVVRNMAGPSNPHARVATADLAANGIAGQWTEVPGQMPDGAVIIAAITSCTNTSNPRNVIAAGLLARNANRLGLVRKPWVKSSLAPGSKTVALYLDEAGLTQELEQLGFGVVAFACTTCNGMSGALDPVIQQEIIDRDLYATAVLSGNRNFDGRIHPYAKQAFLASPPLVVAYAIAGTIRFDIEKDVLGVVDGREIRLKDIWPSDEEIEAVVKASVKPEQFRQVYIPMFAIQEDTGPKVTPLYDWRPQSTYIRRPPYWEGALAGARPLKGMRPLAVLPDNITTDHLSPSNAIMLDSAAGEYLAKMGLPEEDFNSYATHRGDHLTAQRATFANPKLFNEMVQENGKVKQGSLARVEPEGKVMRMWEAIETYMERKQPLIIIAGADYGQGSSRDWAAKGVRLAGVEAIAAEGFERIHRTNLVGMGVLPLEFKPGTDRKTLGIDGSEIYDVIGERTPRATLTLVITRKNGERVEVPVTCRLDTAEEVSIYEAGGVLQRFAQDFLESAVAV; this is encoded by the coding sequence ATGAACACAGAATTTCGCAAACCGCTGCCCGGCACTTCGCTGGATTATTTCGACGTTCGCGGGGCCGTGGATGCCATCCGCCCCGGCGCCTACGACGGCCTGCCGTACACTTCCCGCGTGCTGGCGGAAAACCTGGTCCGTCGCTGCGCCCCGGCCACCCTGGGCGAATCGCTGCTGCAACTGATCGAGCGCAAGCGCGACCTGGACTTCCCGTGGTTTCCGGCCCGGGTGGTCTGCCATGACATTCTCGGCCAGACCGCCTTGGTGGACCTCGCCGGCCTGCGCGACGCCATTGCCCAGCAGGGCGGCGACCCGGCGCAGGTCAACCCGGTGGTGCCGACCCAACTGATCGTCGACCATTCCCTGGCAGTGGAAAGCGCCGGCTTCGATCCTCAGGCATTCGCCAAGAACCGTGCGATCGAAGACCGTCGCAACGAGGATCGCTTCCACTTCATCAACTGGACCAAGAAGGCCTTCAAGAACGTCGATGTGATTCCGCCGGGCAATGGGATCATGCACCAGATCAACCTGGAGAAAATGTCCCCAGTGATCCAGCAACGGGATGGCGTGGCGTTCCCCGACACCTGCGTCGGCACCGACAGTCACACGCCCCATGTCGATGCGCTGGGTGTGATTGCCATCGGCGTCGGCGGCCTGGAGGCAGAAAGCGTCATGCTCGGCCGCGCCTCGTGGATGCGCCTGCCGGAAATCGTCGGCGTCGAGCTGACTGGCAAGCTGCAGCCGGGCATCACCGCCACCGACATGGTGCTGGCGCTGACCGAATTCCTGCGCAAGCAAAAAGTCGTCGGCGCCTGGCTGGAGTTTTTCGGTGAAGGCGCCCAGGCGCTGACCCTGGGCGACCGCGCCACCATCTCCAACATGGCCCCGGAATACGGCGCCACGGCGGCGATGTTCTACATCGACCAGCAGACCATCGACTACCTGAAACTTACCGGTCGCGAAGATGCGCAGGTGCAGTTGGTGGAGACCTACGCCCGGCAGGTGGGCCTGTGGGCCGACAGCCTCAAGGGTGCGCAATACGAGCGCGGCCTGACGTTCGACCTGTCCTCGGTGGTGCGCAACATGGCCGGGCCGAGCAACCCCCATGCCCGCGTCGCGACCGCCGATCTGGCGGCCAACGGCATCGCCGGGCAATGGACCGAAGTGCCGGGGCAGATGCCCGACGGCGCGGTGATCATTGCCGCCATCACCAGTTGCACCAACACCAGCAACCCGCGCAACGTGATCGCCGCAGGCCTGCTGGCGCGCAACGCCAATCGCCTGGGCCTGGTCCGCAAGCCATGGGTCAAGTCGTCCCTGGCGCCCGGTTCGAAAACCGTGGCGCTGTACCTGGATGAAGCCGGTCTGACCCAGGAACTGGAGCAACTGGGCTTCGGCGTGGTGGCCTTCGCCTGCACCACCTGCAACGGTATGTCCGGCGCGCTGGACCCGGTGATCCAGCAGGAAATCATCGACCGCGACCTGTACGCCACTGCCGTGCTGTCGGGTAACCGCAACTTCGACGGGCGTATCCATCCATACGCCAAACAGGCGTTCCTTGCCTCGCCGCCACTGGTGGTGGCCTACGCCATTGCCGGGACCATCCGCTTCGACATCGAGAAGGATGTGCTGGGCGTTGTCGACGGTCGGGAAATCCGTCTCAAGGACATCTGGCCGAGCGACGAGGAAATCGAAGCGGTGGTCAAGGCTTCGGTGAAGCCGGAACAGTTCCGCCAGGTGTACATCCCGATGTTCGCCATCCAGGAGGACACCGGGCCGAAGGTCACGCCGCTGTACGACTGGCGTCCGCAAAGCACCTACATCCGCCGTCCGCCTTATTGGGAAGGGGCGCTGGCAGGGGCGCGGCCGCTCAAGGGCATGCGCCCGCTGGCGGTGCTGCCGGACAACATCACCACCGACCACCTGTCGCCATCCAACGCGATCATGCTGGACAGCGCCGCCGGTGAATACCTGGCGAAAATGGGCCTGCCGGAAGAAGACTTCAACTCCTACGCCACGCACCGGGGCGATCATTTGACCGCCCAGCGCGCCACCTTCGCCAACCCGAAACTGTTCAACGAAATGGTCCAGGAAAACGGCAAGGTCAAGCAGGGTTCCCTGGCACGGGTCGAGCCTGAAGGCAAGGTCATGCGCATGTGGGAAGCCATCGAAACTTATATGGAGCGCAAGCAGCCGCTGATCATCATCGCTGGCGCCGACTACGGCCAGGGCTCGTCCCGGGACTGGGCGGCCAAGGGCGTGCGCCTGGCCGGTGTCGAGGCGATTGCCGCCGAAGGCTTCGAGCGCATCCATCGCACCAACCTGGTGGGCATGGGCGTGTTGCCACTGGAGTTCAAGCCCGGCACGGATCGCAAGACCCTGGGCATTGATGGCAGCGAAATCTATGACGTGATTGGCGAGCGCACGCCGCGCGCGACCCTGACCCTGGTCATCACCCGCAAGAACGGCGAGCGCGTCGAGGTGCCGGTGACCTGCCGTCTCGATACGGCTGAAGAGGTGTCGATTTATGAAGCGGGTGGCGTGTTGCAGCGCTTTGCCCAGGACTTTCTTGAATCGGCGGTCGCCGTTTAA
- a CDS encoding ATP-dependent zinc protease, with the protein MTFKPLSAVLCFMCLPGLAAAGEKTVYGLNEYAALQGIDLEVAAKLDTGAKTASLSARDIKRFKRNGESWVRFYLAIDAAHSHPIERPLARVSKIKRRAGDYDPEEGKKYTARPVIELDICMGSALRSIEVNLTDRSAFQYPLLIGSEALKRFDALVDPSLKYAAGKPACTTAALTAE; encoded by the coding sequence ATGACATTCAAGCCCTTATCCGCTGTCCTCTGCTTCATGTGCCTGCCGGGGCTTGCTGCGGCGGGTGAAAAAACCGTGTACGGCCTCAACGAATATGCAGCGCTGCAGGGCATCGACCTGGAGGTTGCCGCCAAGCTGGACACCGGCGCCAAGACCGCTTCCCTCAGCGCCCGCGACATCAAGCGCTTCAAGCGCAACGGTGAATCCTGGGTGCGCTTTTACCTGGCCATCGACGCGGCCCATTCGCACCCCATCGAACGCCCGCTGGCCCGGGTCAGCAAGATCAAGCGCCGCGCCGGTGACTACGACCCGGAAGAAGGCAAGAAATACACGGCCCGGCCGGTCATCGAACTGGATATCTGCATGGGCTCGGCCCTGCGCAGTATCGAAGTGAACCTGACCGACCGCAGCGCCTTCCAATACCCGTTGCTGATCGGTTCCGAGGCGCTCAAGCGCTTCGACGCACTGGTCGACCCCAGTCTTAAATACGCTGCCGGCAAACCCGCCTGCACCACTGCCGCTCTTACCGCAGAGTAA
- the prpB gene encoding methylisocitrate lyase, which translates to MSSSKSTPGQRFRDAVASEHPLQVVGTINANHALLAKRAGFKAIYLSGGGVAAGSLGVPDLGITGLDDVLTDVRRITDVCDLPLLVDVDTGFGSSAFNVARTVKSMSKFGAAAIHIEDQVGAKRCGHRPNKEIVSQQEMVDRIKAAVDARTDDSFVIMARTDALAVEGLESALDRAAACIEAGADMIFPEAITELEMYKLFANRVKAPILANITEFGATPLYTTEQLAGADVSLVLYPLSAFRAMNKAAENVYTAIRRDGTQQNVIDTMQTRMELYDRIDYHTFEQKLDALFAAKK; encoded by the coding sequence ATGAGTTCCAGCAAGAGCACGCCAGGCCAGCGATTCCGCGATGCGGTCGCCTCCGAGCACCCGTTGCAAGTGGTCGGCACCATCAATGCCAACCATGCACTGCTGGCCAAACGCGCCGGTTTCAAGGCGATTTACCTCTCGGGCGGCGGTGTCGCGGCCGGTTCCCTCGGCGTGCCGGACCTGGGCATCACCGGCCTGGACGACGTGCTGACCGATGTGCGGCGGATCACCGACGTCTGCGACCTGCCGTTGCTGGTGGACGTGGACACCGGTTTCGGTTCCTCGGCGTTCAACGTGGCTCGCACCGTCAAGTCGATGAGCAAGTTCGGCGCGGCGGCGATCCACATCGAAGACCAGGTCGGCGCCAAGCGCTGCGGTCATCGGCCGAACAAGGAAATTGTCTCGCAACAGGAAATGGTCGACCGCATCAAGGCTGCCGTCGATGCCCGTACCGATGACAGCTTCGTGATCATGGCCCGCACCGATGCCCTGGCAGTGGAGGGCCTGGAGTCTGCGCTGGACCGCGCTGCCGCCTGCATCGAGGCCGGCGCCGACATGATCTTCCCCGAAGCGATAACCGAACTCGAAATGTACAAGCTGTTCGCCAACCGCGTGAAGGCGCCGATCCTGGCCAACATCACCGAGTTCGGCGCGACGCCGCTCTACACCACCGAACAACTGGCCGGTGCCGACGTGTCCCTGGTGCTGTACCCGTTGTCGGCGTTCCGCGCCATGAACAAGGCCGCTGAGAACGTCTACACCGCGATCCGTCGCGACGGCACGCAACAGAATGTCATCGACACCATGCAGACCCGCATGGAGCTTTACGATCGTATCGACTACCACACCTTCGAGCAGAAGCTCGATGCGTTGTTCGCTGCGAAGAAATGA
- the prpC gene encoding 2-methylcitrate synthase, with amino-acid sequence MAEAKVLSGAGLRGQVAGQTALSTVGQSGAGLTYRGYDVRDLAADAQFEEVAYLLLYGELPTQAQLGAYIGKLRQLRDLPQALKEVLERIPADAHPMDVMRTGCSFLGNLEPEESFSAQHDKTDRLLAAFPAIMCYWYRFSHQGQRIECVTDEASIGGHFLHLLHGKKPSELHVKVMNVSLILYAEHEFNASTFTARVCASTLSDLFSCITAAIGSLRGPLHGGANEAAMEMIERFDSPEAAIKGTLAMLERKDKIMGFGHAIYKDNDPRNEVIKGWSKKLADEVGDTVLFPVSEAIDKTMWEQKKLFPNADFYHASAYHFMGIPTKLFTPIFVCSRLTGWAAHVFEQRANNRIIRPSAEYTGVEQRKFVPIEQR; translated from the coding sequence ATGGCCGAAGCAAAAGTACTCAGTGGTGCCGGGCTCCGTGGCCAGGTGGCCGGGCAAACCGCATTGTCCACCGTGGGCCAGTCCGGTGCCGGCCTGACCTATCGCGGCTACGACGTTCGCGACCTGGCGGCGGATGCGCAGTTCGAAGAAGTGGCCTACCTGCTGCTGTACGGCGAACTGCCGACCCAGGCGCAGCTGGGTGCTTACATCGGCAAACTGCGCCAACTGCGGGACCTGCCCCAAGCCCTTAAAGAAGTGCTGGAACGCATTCCCGCCGACGCCCATCCGATGGACGTAATGCGCACCGGTTGCTCGTTCCTGGGCAACCTGGAGCCTGAGGAAAGCTTTTCCGCACAGCACGACAAGACCGACCGCCTGCTGGCCGCGTTCCCGGCGATCATGTGCTACTGGTACCGCTTCAGCCACCAGGGCCAGCGCATCGAATGCGTGACCGATGAAGCCTCCATTGGCGGCCATTTCCTGCACTTGCTGCACGGCAAGAAACCGAGCGAGTTGCACGTCAAGGTGATGAACGTGTCGCTGATCCTCTACGCCGAGCACGAATTCAACGCCTCGACCTTCACCGCCCGGGTGTGTGCTTCGACCCTGTCGGACCTGTTTTCCTGCATCACCGCCGCCATCGGTTCGCTGCGTGGCCCGTTGCATGGCGGCGCCAACGAAGCGGCCATGGAAATGATCGAACGCTTCGATTCGCCGGAAGCGGCGATCAAGGGCACCCTGGCGATGCTCGAGCGCAAGGACAAGATCATGGGCTTCGGCCACGCGATCTATAAGGACAACGACCCGCGCAACGAGGTGATCAAGGGCTGGTCGAAAAAACTCGCCGACGAAGTGGGCGACACGGTGCTGTTCCCTGTCTCCGAAGCCATCGACAAGACCATGTGGGAACAGAAAAAACTGTTTCCCAACGCCGACTTTTACCATGCCTCGGCGTACCACTTCATGGGCATCCCGACCAAGCTGTTCACGCCGATCTTTGTCTGCTCGCGCCTGACCGGCTGGGCCGCCCATGTGTTCGAACAGCGTGCCAACAACCGCATCATCCGCCCGAGCGCCGAATACACCGGCGTCGAACAGCGCAAGTTCGTGCCAATCGAACAACGCTGA
- the prpF gene encoding 2-methylaconitate cis-trans isomerase PrpF codes for MAHAPQIRIPATYMRGGTSKGVFFNLTDLPEAARVPGAARDALLLRVIGSPDPYEKQIDGMGGATSSTSKTVILSKSTRADHDVDYLFGQVSIDKPFVDWSGNCGNLSAAVGSFAISSGLVESSRIPQNGVAVVRIWQANIGKTIIAHVPITDGAVQETGDFELDGVTFPAAEVQLEFMDPAAEEEGGGGSMFPTGNLVDDLEVPGVGTLKATLINAGIPTIFINARDVGYTGTELQGAINGDPKALAMFETIRAHGALRMGLIKQLDEAAQRQHTPKVAFVAPPTDYVSSSGKAVAAGDVDLLVRALSMGKLHHAMMGTAAVAIGTAAAISGTLVNLAAGGIERNAVRFGHPSGTLRVGAEASQVNGEWTVSKAIMSRSARVLMEGLVRVPAGAF; via the coding sequence ATGGCTCACGCACCGCAAATCAGAATACCCGCCACCTACATGCGTGGCGGCACCAGCAAAGGCGTGTTCTTCAATTTGACGGACCTGCCCGAAGCCGCCCGTGTCCCCGGCGCGGCACGCGATGCCTTGCTGCTGCGGGTTATCGGCAGCCCCGACCCGTATGAGAAGCAGATCGACGGCATGGGCGGTGCAACGTCCAGCACCAGCAAGACGGTGATCCTGTCCAAGAGCACCCGGGCCGACCATGACGTCGATTACCTGTTCGGCCAGGTGTCCATCGACAAACCGTTCGTGGACTGGAGCGGCAACTGCGGCAACCTGTCGGCGGCGGTGGGTTCGTTTGCCATCAGCAGTGGTCTGGTGGAATCCAGCCGCATTCCACAAAACGGTGTGGCCGTGGTGCGGATCTGGCAGGCCAACATCGGCAAGACCATCATTGCCCATGTGCCGATAACCGATGGCGCGGTGCAGGAAACCGGTGATTTCGAACTCGACGGGGTGACTTTTCCGGCGGCAGAAGTGCAACTGGAGTTCATGGATCCGGCGGCTGAGGAAGAAGGTGGTGGCGGTTCGATGTTTCCCACCGGCAACCTGGTGGACGACCTGGAAGTGCCCGGCGTCGGTACGCTCAAGGCGACGCTGATCAACGCCGGGATCCCGACGATTTTCATCAACGCCCGGGACGTCGGTTATACCGGCACTGAGTTGCAGGGCGCCATCAACGGCGACCCCAAGGCCCTGGCGATGTTCGAAACCATCCGTGCCCACGGCGCTTTGCGCATGGGCCTGATCAAGCAGTTAGACGAAGCCGCCCAGCGCCAGCACACGCCGAAAGTGGCGTTTGTCGCACCGCCGACGGACTACGTTTCATCGAGTGGCAAAGCCGTAGCTGCAGGGGATGTCGACTTGCTGGTGCGGGCGCTGTCCATGGGCAAACTCCACCACGCCATGATGGGCACCGCCGCAGTCGCCATCGGCACCGCCGCCGCCATTTCCGGCACGCTGGTGAACCTGGCCGCCGGCGGTATCGAGCGCAACGCCGTGCGCTTCGGCCATCCTTCCGGCACCTTGCGCGTCGGCGCCGAGGCCAGCCAGGTCAACGGCGAATGGACGGTGAGCAAAGCCATCATGAGTCGCAGTGCGCGGGTGTTGATGGAAGGGTTGGTGCGGGTGCCGGCAGGCGCGTTCTGA
- a CDS encoding GntR family transcriptional regulator gives MLDQLETPVLAQDDSETLSENVFRRIQAAIVKGEIAPGSKISEPELARTYGISRGPLREAIHRLEGQRLLVRVPHVGARVVSLSHAELLELYEIRESLEGMACRLAAERMTLAEIDELRQVLETHERDAAFQAGVGYYQQEGDFDFHYRIIQGSGNRTLTQMLCGELYQLVRMYRIQFSTTPNRPRQAFAEHHRILDAIADRDGELAELLMRRHIGASKRNIARHFQDSAATERGES, from the coding sequence ATGCTCGATCAGCTCGAAACGCCGGTGCTGGCCCAGGACGACTCGGAGACCCTTTCCGAAAACGTCTTCCGGCGTATCCAGGCCGCCATCGTCAAAGGCGAGATCGCCCCCGGCAGCAAGATCTCCGAGCCCGAGCTGGCCCGCACCTATGGCATCAGCCGTGGGCCGTTGCGCGAAGCGATCCATCGCCTGGAAGGCCAGCGCCTGCTGGTACGGGTGCCTCATGTCGGCGCCCGGGTAGTCTCCCTGAGCCATGCCGAGCTGCTGGAACTCTACGAAATCCGCGAGTCCCTGGAAGGCATGGCCTGCCGCCTGGCGGCCGAGCGCATGACCCTGGCAGAAATCGACGAGCTGCGCCAGGTGCTGGAAACCCACGAGCGCGACGCGGCATTCCAGGCCGGCGTGGGCTATTACCAACAGGAAGGCGATTTCGACTTTCATTACCGGATCATCCAGGGCAGCGGCAACCGCACCCTGACGCAGATGCTCTGCGGCGAGCTGTATCAACTGGTGCGCATGTACCGCATCCAGTTTTCCACTACGCCCAACCGGCCGCGCCAGGCCTTTGCCGAGCATCACCGGATTCTCGATGCCATCGCCGACCGTGACGGCGAACTGGCTGAATTATTGATGCGCCGACACATCGGCGCTTCCAAACGCAACATCGCGCGTCATTTCCAGGACAGCGCCGCCACTGAACGAGGTGAGTCATGA